Part of the Nicotiana sylvestris chromosome 2, ASM39365v2, whole genome shotgun sequence genome, ACACTTAGCGATACCACTAGCTAAATCTTGACCTTTTTGACTAGTAATTGGACAAAAATTCAATAACCTTTTATGCAATTTTCAATTCTTATCAATGtaatgggctataacacacataTAATTTATTATTTGAATTGAAGTCCATGTATCAGTAGTAATACATATTCTCTGTTTTGATTCTTTAAGAATAGACTTAAAATCAAGTTTCTCTTTATGGTACATCTCAAGACAATCCCTAGTCATAGTAGTATGAGATGTAATATGAAATAAAGGTTGAAAAGTTCTCACAAAGTCTCTAAATCCATCTTTTTCAACAGAAATAAAGGGAAGTTCATCTTTAATAATCATACGAGCTAAAGCCCTCCTACATGTctcttgatcaaatttccaagggaTAACTGAAACATCACCTGTTAGATCTTTCGGTTGAAAACCTAATGTTGTCTGGCTACCTTCTTCCTTGTAGGGATTGGTCGGACATTTGGGCATATGCAATAACAAATTGTTTATGTCGCTATGCTTGGTATCAGCTACATATTCTTCTGAACAATACTTGCATTTCGCTTTTTTCACACCCTCGGCATCAGTGAACTTGTTGAAGTAGCGCCAAGCAATTGATCTTTCTTTAACCATTTTTCGTTTCTTCGAACCAGATTCAAATTCACTATTGTTGGTTGTGGAATCAGTTGAAGCATTACTTTCACcaactttttcaacaatttgaagttCATTATGTGTCTCTGCCTCGTTTTCCatctaccaaaacaaacaaaaaatcaaaataaaatcagaaGTAGAAGAATAGAACATGAAAGAGACATAAAAAATAGAACATAAAGCCAAATtgatacatacatacatacaaaaattggaaaaaaacaacatgaaaattcaaaataaagatgTTGTAATCTCTCTCTAACTCACACAAAAAAAGACACAAAAAACACACATTATTTGATTTTTACCATGAAATAAAAGGTGAAAAATATCACATTTGAGCTCTAAGAGAGAGGGAAAAAGCAAAAATGAAACCAATAATAACTAATAGTTAGAGAGAATGCCAGGCTTACTGTCAATTAGGGTTTTGCGTCGTTTGCTCTTGATTGGAAATCGAACTGTGGAGACTTGAGAGTTGAGACTTCGAGAGGAGTTTTCTACTTCACTGGACTTTGGAGTTCACTGACTTGAGACTTCGAGAGGACTGAATTACTAAATAATGAAGAGTGAAGACGAGAGGCGGAAGCTTGGTCTTCACTGGACTGAACTGTAAATAGAGGCGGAAGAGAGGAAATATGTGAGAGTGAGAGAGAACATCGATATAACCTAGGGGTTGTCTGATAAATGAATAAGCTTACTTAACCCTAAAATTTTAATGTAGTATTTATATATAGGCCCATATAATTTCGGattttggatcggatcggattaaaatcaTGCAAATtcgaatccaatccgaaaattcaaaattttatAAAACATAATCCGTATCCAATCCGAAAATTCGAAATCCGAAAATTCGAAATAGAATGGATcagatcggatttcggatatccgatccaaatgcacagcTCTGGCTGTCATGATGGAAGTTTGTTGTATATCCCTTTCCATGACTTTTTTGTGATATATATAAAGGTTGGGGTTTACACCTAATCCCCCACCAAGCTATGACTTTTCGAAATTGACTTAAAAGCCACCTTACTTTGACCAAGTATATTATATTTTTATCCCTTATAACTTTTCTTAATTTTGAAATTACCTCTCAGTAAAAAAAATCCCTAAAACACACGATAACCTTCTTTTCTCCCTTCTTGTTGCAGACTCTGCATTCTTCTTCCTCAGACTCTgcgtttttcttcttcttgttgcaGACTCTCCCCAACTTCAGCTCCAATTTGAAAGCCTCTTCGGTCCAGTAAGTTTAATCTTCCTATTGAATTTCAATTCCTAGTGTGTTTTCAAAGTTTTGGATTAATTTTAACGGGAAACCCCTTTAAAATTCAGGACCCTTTTTCAATTTGACAACTTTAAAGCCAACCTATTTTTCATAAAAGAAAGTTTAGTAATTTAACTCTTAAAAAGAGGAGGAAAGTGCATTCAACTACCGTAGCCATCTAAAAAATCATGTCTGTGCAGTGTTCTAACACATGAAACCATCTTTGTATGCATGAATTATATGATTTCCTTCACTTATCCTCTTTATGTCGTTCTTGAAGATTTGAGGGCATTTTTCTGAACTTCAAGTTTTGCACACTTGAGCCTACTAATGTCCTAATATTTGATAAATTTATGAGGTAATAGTTTTTGGACTTTATGAATGTCTAACAGGGAAATGCTCAAAGAGTGATGAACTCAGATAGTTTGAAATGGCTAAAGTTGTAGATATGCATTGCTCACAGATGTGTAAATGCACATAATACCTTTAATAAGTTTTTGATTAATTTATCTGCTAGCTAAATTGGAAGTTTGTATAGTAATCTGATACTAATATACTGATAATATATGTCACTTAGAGTAGCAAAATAATCTGTATTTCACCAAATATATTTGTTTCAATTGTTGCCTTCTTTAGCTTCTTGGTTGCTCTGCTTTCTTCAGATTATTTACATTCAATTATGCCCTACAATGCTAAGTGGGATGATGATACACATATAATATTTCTTGAGTTGTGTGAGCAAGAGGTTAGAAAAGGAAacagaccaaacacttacttaaATAAAGATGGGTGGAAAAGTATTGTTGACGAGTTCTGTAAGAAGACGGGAAAACATTatgataaaaaaaatgaaaaaccatTGGGATTACATGAAAGGCGAATAGACACTTTTTAAGCAGTGATGAGAGGGGAGATAGGTTTAGGATGGGATGCCATGAAAAATACGATTATGGCAGATGATGATTGGTGGGAAAGAAAATTTAAGGTACATGTCTCACATTATTATATGTgtaattcttattttttttcattgttaATTTTATCAGTTTGATTAAAGTAGTtttgattttctctttttataggagaatgcaaaatataaaaaatttagGAACAAAGATTTTTCGCTAATATGGTTTTGCTATGATGCACGTTTTGCTGATGTTGTTGCCATAGGAGAAAGAGCACGTGCAGCAAATCAAGAACAATCATCCGGCATTGGACTTAATCTTGATGAAGAAGGAATAAATGTTATTGATGATTGTGACAAAGAACACTTTATTCATCTTAATGATGAAATGAGCGATGAAAGTGATGATCTACAAAATATAAATTCTGTTATGTTTCCAGAGCCATCactaaaaagataaaaatcaacTGATGGTGTTAGCACCAGTAGTCAAGTAAGAAAGAGTAAGAAAAAAATAGCTGCAACACTAATAAAAGAGGATATACACTCTTTCATAGAGTTTATGTCTAGCAAAAGTACTGCTACATCTCCTGCAGTTGATGAGACATCCATCGAGAAGTGTATTGGCACGTTGGAATAAATTCCTGATATTCTAGCTGGGAGTAAAATTTATAGTTTTACTATGAATAtgttctgcaagacaaataaccGACAGATATTTTTGGGGATGCCTACTGATGAAGCTCGCAAGTCTTGGTTGGAGTTTAACTCTCAGTTATAGCTCAAGAAAAATGTGGTTGAGTATTTCTAGTATTCTGTGTTCTAATATTGTGATTGTATGTGTAAATGTTATTATGGTTTTATGTGTAAACTTTATATATTGCTTCTTGTTTAGACGTTGTGATTGTATCATTAAACTTTTATTGAATTAAAGCTTCTGTTTGTTGAGCTTCTATTGTTAAGCTTCGGTTAAACTTACTATTGTTAAACTTCCCTTTACTTTATATTTGGAAAACTTCAGTTAAGGTTATGTTTAGAAAGCTTATATTAACTTTATGTGTTCATTTTCAGTAAAATGGAGAGTTTGAACTCTAGTGACATAGTAGATCCTTATCCAAGTTATTCTTCACAatatgaagatgaagaagaactGTAGGAAATACAGAGGGAGCAAGATGAGAAGGAATGGACGGCTTTATGTCAAATAGCAGGTaaattgattttgatgtattACGAAAAATACCTATGcaaggaaccttgtcatacgttTAGTCGCTCTGGAAATGTATTTATTCAAGAGATATTAAGAGGAAACGAGACTCGTTGTTATGAAAATTTTCGATTGAGGAAGTCAGTGTTTGTTGATCTATCGAATGACTTAACTGGAAAGTATGGGATAAACCCACACGTGGAATATTTATACACAAGATGTTAGGCATGTTCTTGATGACTTGTGCACATGGAGCTGGAAATCTATTAATACAGGAAATCTTTCAACATTCGGGAGAAACAATTTATAGACACTTTTATAGTGTTTTAAAGGCTATTTGTGAGCTTGCAAGAGATATAATTAGACCACATCAAAATTATAATAATGGTGCAGGAGCTCATAAGCCATGTAACGGTCGATATCTCCCTTTCTTTagagtaaaaaatatttttacataATTCTTTTTTATTAAACTTATAACTTAACTTTTACAAGTATTACTAACTTATGTTAAATTTATACTTGTAAATGTGTGTAGGATTGTATTGGAGCACTTGATGGCACACATGTTAAAGCAAGATTACCGCAAGGTCAAGAGATACCATATATTGGACGTAAAGGTTATCCGACTCAAAATATTCTTGTTGTCATAGATTTTAATATGTGTTTTACATTTGTATGGGCTGGGTGGGAAGGAGCAGCTCACGATAGTCGTATATTTGGTAAGGCCCTTCGTAGACCAGAACTCAACTTTTCACGTCCAATTGGAAATAAGTATTATCTAGTTGATACAGGATATCCGCATATGAAGGGATATATGGCTCCATAAAAAGGAGATAATGTGAGATATCACCTAGCACAATTCCGTCGCGGTGCAACAAGGCAATTGCGAGAACCAAGAGGGCGAATTGAAAATTTTAACTATTTGCATTCTTCTTGTAGAAATATTGTAGAGCGCACATTTGCGGTTTGGAAAGCAAGATGGTCTGTTTTGCGAGACATGCCTTTCTATCACATTTACACTTAAAGAGACATCGTACTTGCTACTATGGTCATTCATAACTATATTAGAAAGAAATACAATATGGATGATGCATTCCGAGCAGCTGAGAATGAGGAATATGTTCCATTTGTTGATCCTGATGTTGGTACATCTTTGAGAGCTAATAACAATATAAATGTGAAAAATGTGGAAGAGCAAAGTGATCTTGTTTAGATGGGTCTTCGCGATTTGATTGCTAATGAAATTTGTGAAGCTTGATACTTGTAATTGTATGAATATATTTTCCAATACTTGAATTTGTTGTATCAACAGTGTGTGGTTTTTTGGAAAATTAAAATAGTACTTCCTAGTAGGATAAACCTATGAGTAAAAAAATTACATTTCATGGTATTGGGCATATAATTCATACTTATATCTTTTGAATTACATTAGAATTAATAGTGTTCTTGGCTATCATGCAATAATGTTTCAGAACTATACTGTATCAAGCAGACTAATTGAGTCTGAATTCCTTTCTTTTGTATTGCCTTTGATAATTAATCACCTCCTTACATACACTCATCATGAGCTGAGCTTGTTAACTGCGCATCCATACACGTGACAATGACTATCAGGTCTATATATGTAATTTGACATTAACTAATTGAAACTTAAATGTTATTTTGTTTCGTTCTCTTGAAATATGCATATAATTAAGTGGTTGAAATTAGAACGACTGAAATTAAAGAATAGTAATACTTGATTTATTGAAATTAAAGAGTAGTAGGAAcaaattatttttctttcctcttttgtACAAACTAAAAATGAGCGTTCAAGAATTATATTTGTAAAAACTATCTTAAGTAATCATTTAAattgaaattaaattaaaatataaattattttttatttgcatTAATTATATGAATCAAATATATTGTAGTAATCAGATCCTTTATAATGTTAACAGTTTTAAGGATATTTCTGTCTTTTtaacagaattttttttttaccaGCACTTGTTTACCAAACACTTCAACAGCTTTTTTTAAGCTTcaacacttttatccaaacaggtaactgcttatttataaaacaagtttcagcacttaaaagttgCTTTTGCTGCTTAAAAGCTGCTTTTACTGCTTAAAAGCTACTTTTTTCCAGCTAATCCAAACGAGCTCACAAGTTGGGTTGGTTTTGGCTTTTTCTAAAGCAGATTTTAACTTTTTTTAAACCTTTTTTTGGTTGCCAAACACTACTTACAAttaaaaagtgcttaaaagtTGGTCCAAACAGGCTCCTAGAAAGCTACATAGAAGCCTGCATTGCAACATTTTCCAACAGTTCAAACCCTAAATAACATTACTTGTAAAGTAAATAATTAGATATTCCTTTTCATAATTTGATACTTAAAATTACTTTGTTGAAATATAGGCCAAACATAAATGATTTCTCATGTATTAACAAAAACAGTTTCAAAAATAATTGGACCAAACATAACTTGCTAAAAGTACTCATTCGGATACTTCAATTGAAAAAGAAGTCATTTCCAAGCTCggcatgtctttttctttttctcgagGGTTTTGCGAGAACGCAATAgagtagtttttcttttaatttcatgAACAATGAGAAAGCTTTTAGGTAGTTGAGCCAGAATTTGGCCATTAGGTCGTGTAATTAGAACAGCTGTTCAATATGGTACTTTAGAAACTTGCAATCTGGAATCAGTTTTAATAATTCTACTATTCTAGCAATAATTATTACTTCATCCTACGAAAGCATTCAATATACTTTTAACTTATTTTAATCTTAGCTCTTCtgctttttaatttttctttttttttgttattcacAGGGAAGAGGGAAGGAAATCTTTGCTCTTTATTGCATAagctattattaattattaatattAATATGTAATTATGTTATTTAATTTACAGCGCTGTACAGAATCCCAAATAGTATCAAATAAGAACTAGAAGCCCCCTGCAGGAGAACAGTTATTACACGTTTGGCCTTGACTTTGTATATTGTCAAGGATTTGGCAAAATCTTTCCGTTACCAGTTACAATCAAATATCACCAAACTCTCCACCAAAACGTCCTTCCTTTTTTCTTACATAATTTCCAAATTTATAAAATAAGGATAATGACGAGAGAAATAGAATTGCTTACTATCTTACCACAGATCTATatgagaaaattttctttttattttaatattgaaTATAGTACTACTACTTAATTAGATCTTTATAATAACAAGGACAGCTGCGCGGCAAATAAATAGTTTGCCAACCCCCACGTTGAACCCCAGACCGGTCGTTGGTTAACCTTAAAGGTTGACTTTTCCTTTGGGATCGATGGGCTTAACCGCTAGAGCTTCCAGATTTCATTCTTCTATTTTTCGACCCAAATCTTTGCTACCCAGGCACCTTCACACCATGAGGTTATATTTCACTCTTATTGTTTCTTTATATTGTACTTGTTTGTTTTTCTGTTTCAACCGGCTTCAAATGGAATGAAATGGATATTAGAAATTGGTATACACGGTCTGAACTAGTTTGATATTGAGGCATAGGACTAATTGTTCATTTGgttttttggttttggttttttgTTCCACTATGTGATTGTAGTTTCGTGGAGGTTATTAGTTTCTTAATGGTTTTTGGATTCATTATGGATATTGATACATCTGCCATATGACCAGGAGGCCACGGGCCTCTTGCAGAGATGCAGGGTGAGGttgatagacccttgtggtccggaaCTTCCCTGAACCCACGCATAGCGGGAGTTTAGTGCATCGGGCTGCCCTTTATAGATATTGATACATCAGCACTTCATCTGTTTTATTTTAAACAGTGGTTTGATATTGAGTTTAGGgtaaaaactaaaaagaaaggCTTTTTGCACATACCAAAAGTTTAATTTGAACTTGTGCTTTTAAACATGTCATGGCGTTGTTAAGACTATAAAAGCACACCATTAAGGTTAAGTTTAAAGTTAAAAGAGTTTCAAAGTGTGGAAAGATatctttttcttaaatataaattAACACGGAATAGTGTTATATAAAATGGAATacaccacaacaacaacaacaaaaatatacCCAGTGTATTCCACAGGTGAGGCAAGTGTTATATAAAATGAAACATAGGGAGTATTTATTTACATGTAGGACCTTCTCCTCTGTCAGCTTTTGTTTGCAGGATTCAGATATTTTCTGCAATTACAGTATTAGAGTGGTTGTTAGATCAAGGTTGTTGTTTTCCTAATTTTGTAGGTGTTAGAGTTGATTCTGGATGTTGTCCACAAGCTTTCTCAAGAAATGCAAGTTTTAGATGAGAGGATGTTGATAGGTTGAGAGTTTTGTAAGTGAGATATCAATATTGATCCCCAGGGTATGGGTGCAGATAGAAAACAAATGAGCTTTAATTGATCATTAAGTCTGAATTTGATGAAGTTAATTGCTACCAAGTGGAAAcacttttctcttttgttgtgttTAACGGCAGTTAAGTAGAGTAAGTGACACGGGGAAGATCAGCCAAATCCCCagcaaaagaggaagaaaaactTTTCCTTAAGTGGACCTGCTAAAGGGAAAGTCTCGACTCCATTTGAGTTGGAGTAGATGCAATTGATTACATAGACAAACttgtaaaattaaaatacaaactGAGTTTTAAATGGAAGGTGATTTGCCTTGAGGAACACATGCAGCTGCATTTAGTTAGTAAACATGTACTTCTCCGCTTTCTGTTGAATGTTATAAGCTTTCATGCTACTCCTATAGTTCTTTCCATCGGGGCAGAACATATTGCAGTGTGATCCTTGGGGTTATAGGGTTTGATACTTTTTCAATTGGAAATCAGTGCAACTGCTCCTTTGATGGAAGTTATGGCATAGATTGAGATTCACTTTCAATATGCCGCTATACAAAGCTTCAGTCGTCTCATTTCGAACTACATCGAGATGGAGAACTGAATCCTCTTGCTGTGTATCCAAAACTGTGAATTTGGACCTCTTAATCATTCATTTGCTTTTAAACGCGACATGTTACTTACTCATACATGTTTTCACATCAGTTGGTCGGATGAATGGTTTTTGTTTGACAATTCTTCAACTTATCTTCTGCTTGTTTGAATCTCTGCACATGATAATGCAATGACCTCCTGAAAATTTCGACTTTTCAGAGAATATGTTGATACTTGATAGCCACTCATTCGTTCAATTAGACCTAGTTGTCCTGTACCCTGGTTTAGATGGGCTTTCAACAGTAAATTTCTAAGTAACGGCATCAAtcttttttgttattgtttgttcTTTGACCTTTTAATGTAAGGCCTTAAAGTGATCCGTGTGTTAAACGTTGAATACTGTAGTTCTAGTGAATTTAGTGATTGAAAGACTTTCAGATGGATTAACATGCCCACATGACCTGTAGAAGAAACAATTCTTTTAAGCAGTGTTGTCATTTGGATACTGCAATGTAAACACACATAAGCAATGAGACACAAGATGGGTGAATTTATAAGCTATGTGGGGCATAATTCATGAAAATGATGTCAAATTTCTGATCAAGTAATCCACACATTTTAATTGAGTTTATCGCTCTTAGTTTTCATCATCCTGAGACTTGGACTATACATCTATCCTATTTCATGACGCTAAGTGGTGCAACAAGTTTGGCTCTTAGCATGACCTGAACCTGTTATTCTCGGTGTCCATTAGatccaaatgctttgtgattttCTCCTAAAACTGCAACTTATACAGATAAGACGCTGATTGTATTGAATACTCAAATCTAGCAGCTTACAACTCACACTTACAAGTTAGAAGGCAGTGATTTCTATTGCATGTTTTATTAAGCGTCAGTTTACCTTATTTTATGAACCTGTCATATAGGTCTTCTACAATGTTACATCAATCAACTGCAGGAGTGCTTTGTTCAAGCATTTAGGTTCTGACTGTTGAAAGAtgtatttttatttgtattaCCCTTTCTACTGATCATGTTCATAGCTTCTATAAAATTTACCCTTATCAAACAACAAGAAAATTACCTTTTCCTCGGATCAAACTTTTGATCTTACCATAAGATATTTCCTGCTAGAGAAAATGTGATCCCCCTTTGTTTCAGGTCCTAGTATATGCTGATTATAATCCAATAAGAAAAACTGTTTAGTCCCAAAAGAGATGTAATGCGATCTTATTCAATCCATTTGATTTTTGAGAGAAGATTCTTCCTATACATATTTACTGTAGCATTTCTACTTTAGATTTTAATATGTTGGCCCACTACAGAACAAGGACAATTTTTGGGATTTCCCTTTCCCTAATCATCATCAACATGGCCGCTATAATGGAGCGCGCTGATGAGAATCTCCTTCCAGCTGTTTACAAAGAAGTCAGTGAAGCTTTTACAGCAGGACCATCTGATCTTGGGTATCTCACATTCATAAGGAACTTTGTGCAGGGAATTGCATCACCAGTGGCAGgtattttagttttaaattatgACCGTCCCACGGTTCTTGCAATTGGTATCCTCTTCTGGGCCTTATCAACCGGTGCAGTGGGTGCGAGTAAGTATTTTCTGCAGGTTGCTTTCTGGAGAGCAGTAAATGGTTTCGGTCTGGCAATTGTGATACCTGCACTGCAGTCCTTTATAGCTGATAGCTATACGGATGAAGTCAGAGGAACGGGATTCGGATTTCTTAATCTAATTGGTACTGTGGGTGGGATAGGAGGCGGAGCTATAGCTACAATTATGGCTGGTCATGAATTCTGGGGCATACCAGGATGGCGCTTTGCCTTTGTCGTGATGGCAACTTTGAGTACTTTGATAGGAGTTCTtgttttctcttttgttgttgacCCAAGGAAAAAAGGCAGCGTCCATCGTGATATTTCAAAGCATTCTGATAGGTAGTTACTTGTTTATCCACTTTTATGTTCGTTAGTTGTTGCTCCATTTCCTATTCTGTAGTTAAGCAGATTCTACTCTTTGTTGTTATTTTTGAGCTTTCCTTTCTCATGCCTTAGGGAAGAATTGATAGAGAAGGGACGTTCAAATATCAATTCAGTGTCAATTTGGATGGAGTCCTGGACAGCCATGAGAAGTGTCATCAAAGTCCAAACATTTCAGTTCATTGTTTTGCAGGGTCTAGTTGGATCCCTACCTTGGACAGCCTTTGTTTTTTTTACATTGTGGTTTGAATTAATTGGTAAGTGGCCTGTTTTCTGGATTTAGTATGTAATTTCTTCTTATGCTGATATTCATTTTACTTAATCTTTTATGGGTGTTAGCTGCATCAACTGTCATCATGAATATATATGATGCAGGTTTTGATCATAATAGTGCAGCAGCACTTGTCGGTCTATTTGCTGCTGGATGCGCATTAGGATCCTTTTTCGGTGGAGTAGTTGCAGACAGAATGTCTCGAATATACCCTCATTCAGGGCGTGTCATGTGTGCTCAATTTAGTTCTTTCACGGGCATCCCATTCTCATGGTTCATTCTCCGAGTTATCCCCCAGTCTGTAAGCAGCTACTCCACATTTGCTGTGACTTTATTCATAATGGGCCTCACAATCAGCTGGTGTGCTACGGCTACAAATGGTCCAATGTTTGCAGAAGTGGTGCCTTCAAAACACCGCACCATGATATATGCTTTTGATCGTGCCTTTGAGGGTTCATTTTCTTCATTTGCTGCTCCAATTGTAGGAATTCTTGCCGAGAAAATGTATGGTTATGATGCCAAGTCAGTTGATCCCTTATTAGGATCTACAAGAGAGGCTTTAGCATTGTCGAAAGGCCTATTTTCAATGATGGTTGTGCCTTTTGGTTTATGTTGCTTGTTTTACACCCCTTTGTATTGGACATTCAAGCAGGACCGTGAAAATGCAAGACTTGCTGCTGCAAAAGAAACAGAGATGATATGATGATCCCACACTTGTCATTTCTTTGTTAATTCATTCTTCTTGGACTCTGTGTCCATCTGGCAAGTTCAGTTCATTTGGATTTGGAGTTTCTCTCTGTGACCACATAGATGAAAGCCTACTGCACTGCTAACAGTTTTCCTGTCTAATTTTGCAGAGATGTCATATGGTGGTCGCAGCAGGTTACTAATCTCATCTAACACAAAAATGTACTGGTGCCGGAACAAGAGGATGCATTTACTTACCAATGCACGCCAATGCTCAAGTAGTTGCTTCTGTAATGTCAGACTGGTTAGAGGGGGGAGGGATGGATTTCGCATGTTTGTCTATGTTACGCCTAAAACCTACCACTTTTCAAGTTAGAAGAAAGCAACACACTAAATGTATCCTCTTCAAGATCGGTTCAGTGTCTAATATTAAAGTTGAAATTGTTTATACAAAACAATAGGGTTTTAACGTGACATCTTTTTACCTTCACCCTTTGCAATGGAGGCGGGATAGATAGTTAATTTTGTTCTCGCTTCTCTTCTACTTAGACAATGCATTTTTCAGACATGCCATCTTTcaactgttttttttttcttcttttttcatggcATGCTGTTTAAGCTAATATAACAACCCATTTCTTGTGGAAATGAGAAGAACTCCCAACTTGAGAATTGACGGTTGTTAcacatcgtttcataatgtatcgtattgtattgtattgtactgtatcgtgtttggatagattgtatcgtttgccgttgtttcatgatatcatgcactagcaatatgaagaataaatttGTAATATTATAAAGATAAATTATGATACGGGGtaaatttattatataaaaaggtaggataaatgataaaataaaataatttaataatagtGAAGGGTGAGATGAGAGAAAAAAGCAAGATAACGATGCACCCACACCAAATCGgccgttacataaagtggcacatttcgtcgttacgtaacgacggatttaacgatacgatacaataaaatttaagtaacaaccaaaacaaacatcgtatttaaagtaacaatacgatatgATATAATAGGTAacgaccatccaaacaagctgtaagttGTATATGTTACAACTTTATTCTTTTCAAATCAAGTTACTTGTGCTTGTAATAAGCGGATTATTTTGACTAGTCTTTCGGGGGTGGAGCACATCTATGTATATTTTTCACTTATTTatagtttttttcaatttttatgtaattttacctatttaaaaatatttactgtaattataatattttatgaaatattaaaaattaaataagcCCCGAGGCTTACGCTCACTGAGGCATTTACCTCGTCTTATGCCCACGCCTTTTAAAACACTGCTTACAACATCGACTAATAAGGTTAAACTTGAGTTTCTATTGTTTAGTTGTTATGTGATTAATATGGTCACTGAAATTTATTACCctaaatttaatatatatatatatatatatatatatatataaatttgatAGTTCATGACATTTGGCTTCTAATAATATGTTATGCGTTATGTTTttacttttcttattttttcaagCAAAGAATGAGAATCTTGTTTTAGAATGAA contains:
- the LOC138886358 gene encoding uncharacterized protein; this encodes MRGEIGLGWDAMKNTIMADDDWWERKFKENAKYKKFRNKDFSLIWFCYDARFADVVAIGERARAANQEQSSGIGLNLDEEGINVIDDCDKEHFIHLNDEMSDESDDLQNINSVMFPEPSLKR
- the LOC104224661 gene encoding uncharacterized protein isoform X2, which codes for MGLTARASRFHSSIFRPKSLLPRHLHTMRTRTIFGISLSLIIINMAAIMERADENLLPAVYKEVSEAFTAGPSDLGYLTFIRNFVQGIASPVAVGASKYFLQVAFWRAVNGFGLAIVIPALQSFIADSYTDEVRGTGFGFLNLIGTVGGIGGGAIATIMAGHEFWGIPGWRFAFVVMATLSTLIGVLVFSFVVDPRKKGSVHRDISKHSDREELIEKGRSNINSVSIWMESWTAMRSVIKVQTFQFIVLQGLVGSLPWTAFVFFTLWFELIGFDHNSAAALVGLFAAGCALGSFFGGVVADRMSRIYPHSGRVMCAQFSSFTGIPFSWFILRVIPQSVSSYSTFAVTLFIMGLTISWCATATNGPMFAEVVPSKHRTMIYAFDRAFEGSFSSFAAPIVGILAEKMYGYDAKSVDPLLGSTREALALSKGLFSMMVVPFGLCCLFYTPLYWTFKQDRENARLAAAKETEMI
- the LOC104224661 gene encoding uncharacterized protein isoform X1; the encoded protein is MGLTARASRFHSSIFRPKSLLPRHLHTMRTRTIFGISLSLIIINMAAIMERADENLLPAVYKEVSEAFTAGPSDLGYLTFIRNFVQGIASPVAGILVLNYDRPTVLAIGILFWALSTGAVGASKYFLQVAFWRAVNGFGLAIVIPALQSFIADSYTDEVRGTGFGFLNLIGTVGGIGGGAIATIMAGHEFWGIPGWRFAFVVMATLSTLIGVLVFSFVVDPRKKGSVHRDISKHSDREELIEKGRSNINSVSIWMESWTAMRSVIKVQTFQFIVLQGLVGSLPWTAFVFFTLWFELIGFDHNSAAALVGLFAAGCALGSFFGGVVADRMSRIYPHSGRVMCAQFSSFTGIPFSWFILRVIPQSVSSYSTFAVTLFIMGLTISWCATATNGPMFAEVVPSKHRTMIYAFDRAFEGSFSSFAAPIVGILAEKMYGYDAKSVDPLLGSTREALALSKGLFSMMVVPFGLCCLFYTPLYWTFKQDRENARLAAAKETEMI